Sequence from the Pontibacter pudoricolor genome:
GCTCCAGAATGCCCCACACCTGGTACACGTGCAGCCTTTTGTGATACCAAGCTATAGTTTGTTTAACCAGGGCTTTTATGGTATCGGTCTGAAAGTTTATGACTGGATGGCTGGTAAGTACAGATTTAAAAAAACAGAGCTGCTTGGCAAAAAAACAGTGCAGAAGCTGTTGCCAAACGTGGAGCAGAACGGACTTAAAGGCGGTATTATTTATTACGATGGTCAGTTTGATGATGCCCGCCTGGCCGTGAACCTTGCGCAGACCTGTGCTGAACAGGGGGGTGTGCTGCTGAATTATTTTAAAGTTACAGGCTTGCTGAAAGATGCAAACGGAAAAGTGGCAGGTGTAAAAGCCCGCGACCTGGAGAGCAGCGAAGAATTTGAGTTGCAGGCTAAAGTAGTTATAAATGCAACCGGTGTGTTTGTAAACGATGTGCTGCAGATGGACAAACCGGCACAGGACCCATTGGTTCGTCCGAGCCAGGGAGTACACGTGGTGCTGGACAAGTCTTTCCTGAAAAGCGATACAGCCCTGATGATCCCCAAAACGCCGGATGGCCGGGTACTTTTTGCAGTTCCGTGGCACGACCATGTGCTGGTAGGGACAACCGATACGCCGCTAAACACAGCAAGCCTGGAGCCAACTGCCCTGGAAGACGAGATCAACTTTATACTGGATACAGCAGGCCAGTACATGACACGCAAGCCACAGCGCAAAGATGTGCTGAGTGTATTTGCAGGATTACGTCCGTTGGCAGCGCCGGCGAAAGGCACCAACAGTACAAAAGAAATTTCGCGAAGCCATAAACTTATAGTTGCGGATTCCGGGCTGGTAACTATAACCGGTGGTAAATGGACAACTTATCGCAAAATGGCCGAAGACACGTTGGAGCAGGCCATAGCTATAGGCAAGTTGACGGCAAAGCCATGTGTTACTGCAGATCTTAAAATTCATGGGTATGCAAAACCGCAGCCAGCACCAGACCATCTGGAGGTGTATGGCAGCGATGCCGCCGGTATTAAAGCACTTATTCAGCAACGGCCTGAGTTAAGCCAGAAACTGATCGCCTCTTTCCCGAACACACAGGCAGAAGTGGTTTGGGCTGTGAAGCACGAAATGGCCAGAACTATAGAAGATGTACTTGCCAGACGCATGCGCGTGTTGTTCCTGAATGCGAAAGCAGCGATAGATATGACGCCGGCAGTGGCAACTATAGTGGCAGCTGAATTAGGCTTAAGCGAAGCCTGGAAACAGAACCAGATAAGCAGCTTTATCAAACTGGCTAACCAGTATCTGCTGGAGGCTTATGACCCGGCTGCTTTAAAAGAAAAAAGCACAAGCCAGGTGGCCTGAACTACAAAGGTATAGTTATAATCTGCGACCCCGGTTAGAGTTTGGAGTAGTTTGTAAAGTCTTCAATATTAGTAAAATGCTATGTTGATTGACCTATATTTTATGTTTGAAATGAGCAGGTAATAACTTGTTTTTTAGTAAAAAATAAGAAATTAGAGCACTTGTAACACAAGATATTGATTCTGGATAAGGAAATAAATAAAAAGTTGTATTCATAGAAGAATACTATTGTTTGTGGGAGGCTGATGAGGCTGAACAAAGCAACTACTATAAAAAAGATATAATCGAATAGCTTAAAATTTTACAGGATAAGTATGCGTCTTATTGCACCGGCCCCTCACACAGATCGGCTACCCTTAGAAAGAATTGATCCGGAGTATAAGCGACTGCGTCTTCAGGTATTTATCGGGATATTTGTTGGGTATGCGGGTTATTACCTGGTACGCAAAAACTTCTCGCTCGTAATGCCCGAACTGATTGCACAGGGATATTCCAAGGCAGACCTTGGTTTTGCACTCTCCGGTGTATCTATAGCCTATGGGTTAAGTAAATTCCTGATGGGTA
This genomic interval carries:
- a CDS encoding glycerol-3-phosphate dehydrogenase/oxidase, coding for MHSKALEAEGSIFDRAKFVQRLKHEATTTWDIIVVGGGATGLGVAVDAASRGYKTLLLEQSDYAKGTSSRSTKLVHGGVRYLAQGDVSLVYEALHERGLLLQNAPHLVHVQPFVIPSYSLFNQGFYGIGLKVYDWMAGKYRFKKTELLGKKTVQKLLPNVEQNGLKGGIIYYDGQFDDARLAVNLAQTCAEQGGVLLNYFKVTGLLKDANGKVAGVKARDLESSEEFELQAKVVINATGVFVNDVLQMDKPAQDPLVRPSQGVHVVLDKSFLKSDTALMIPKTPDGRVLFAVPWHDHVLVGTTDTPLNTASLEPTALEDEINFILDTAGQYMTRKPQRKDVLSVFAGLRPLAAPAKGTNSTKEISRSHKLIVADSGLVTITGGKWTTYRKMAEDTLEQAIAIGKLTAKPCVTADLKIHGYAKPQPAPDHLEVYGSDAAGIKALIQQRPELSQKLIASFPNTQAEVVWAVKHEMARTIEDVLARRMRVLFLNAKAAIDMTPAVATIVAAELGLSEAWKQNQISSFIKLANQYLLEAYDPAALKEKSTSQVA